TCGAGAAACGCGCGAATACTTCCGTTTGTTTACCAACACCATTGAAATGATCGGCAATCGTATAACGGCTCAGATCATTGGTCAGGGTAAAAGTGCCGTAAACACCGGTGCCTTTGGCATGCACCACCCGCTCCGGAATACGTTCACGATTGAAATGAGCCAGTTTTTCAATTAAATGAAAATCTTGTAACAACAGTGGGCCGCGTTCACCAGCAGACAGTGAATTCTGATCATCTGCTACGGGGGCACCATTCTGGCTGGTAATGAAATGCTGTGTCATCTTGTGCTCCTTACGATTTTTTCTGGTTTAACCAAAGTTCGATCAAATCAACGATTGTGGCCATGTTGCACTCCTTAAACGACGTTAATGGGCATCGCGGCGTTGAGAAGATAATAGAGAACCCAGCAAAACCAATAAAACGATTAAAACTGATTATCACAATTCATTTACTGAATTAAATTTGAAACAGCACGACTTAACCGATGTTCATAATTGTAGAAGTCACGGCCATCAGTGACGGTGAAAAATCTCGACACACTGAAATGAAGAAAGCAGCCTGCGGCTGCTTTCTGGTAGGCAATGGTGGCGTTAGCCCGCGTTTTTGGTATCGGGGCGTTTAACAACGGCGGCGGTCATCCGTGAAATACAGGTGAGTTCATCCGCACTATTAAAGATTTTCACTTCCCAGACGGAAGTGCGCTTACCTAAATGGATTGGACGGGCAATAGCCTTGAGCTCACCATTACGCGCAGCCCGAATATGATTGGCATTGATCTCCTGCCCGACACAGAAATAGTGTTCAAAATCCACCGCAAAATTGGCGGCATAACTGGCGACGGTTTCGGCCAACACCACATTTGCGCCACCATGCACCATACCGATAGGATTATGAATCGCCGGCGATGCGGGCATGGTTGCTACCAGATAATCATCGCCAATCTCGGTCACTTTGATGCCCAAAGTCTGCATTAGCGTGCCTTTGCCCCCCTGTCCCAGATCCAGACGGGCACAGTCATCAAGGGTGATCTCTCTGAACCAGATACTCATAGCTTAATAGTTCCTGTTGTCATACTGCCGGACAGTGTAACGCCTGATTACTTGGCAGATATAGCCAATTCGGCTAATTGACGATCATGCAGCTTGGATAAGCTGAGCACGGCACAAATCGCGCCAATCAGCGCAAACAGCATATCTGACTGTGTATCCCAGACATATCCCTGAGTACCAAGGAATGCTTCAGCGCCATCATTGGTTAACACCGCCACCCACCATTCCACCAACTCATAAAATGCCGACAGCGCCAAAGCAAAACAGCAGCACAGAAAATTACACCAGCGACCTCGCGGTAACACCTGTTTACGCAGCAGCACCTCGCGGGCAATCATCGCCGGAATAAATCCCTGCGCGAAATGGCCTAACTTGTCATAGTTATTGCGTCCCCAACTAAACCAGTCAGATAACCAGTCGAATAATGGCACCTGGGCATAGGTGTAATGGGCACCGACAAACAGCACACAACAGTGCAGCAGGATCAGCACTGATAATAAGCTTGTTAAGGGAAATACTCGCCGGCACCACAGCAGGATAGGAACCGCTAGCAGTGCCGGAGCGGCTTCCATCCACCAGGTAAAGCCATCATGAGGCTGCCATGCAGACCACGACAGCACCATTGCATAAAACACTAGCCAGATCAGCGGATTTTTCAATTTTCGCCTCAACTTGCAAATTGTTCATGAACAAAAATAAACACTTCAGCCATCCGGACCTCCACATGTGCAAAAAAAGGTGCTAACGTGATCCTACAGCTTGGGGAAGCTTAACACACTACACTTTGTTCACTAGCAGATACACGAAAGAAGGGGTACCGAGATCATGGCGAAAGTTTCGCTGGACAAGGATAAAATCAAGATCCTGTTGTTGGAAGGCGTTCATCAATCAGCATTGGATGTGCTGAAAAATTCCGGATATAACAATATCGAATTTCATAAAGGTTCCCTGTCCGGAGATGAACTGATTGATGCCATCAAAGATGCCCATTTTGTCGGTATTCGCTCCCGCACACACCTGACCAAGGAAGTGTTGGATCACGCCGAAAAGCTGGTCGGTATTGGCTGTTTCTGTATTGGTACCAACCAGGTTGATCTGAAAGCGGCTGAATTGCTGGGCATTCCAGTATTCAACGCGCCATTCTCCAATACCCGCAGTGTTGCAGAGCTGGTGATTGGCGAAATTATCATGTTGATGCGTGGCATCCCACAACGTAACGCTTCGGCACATAAAGGTGGCTGGATTAAAAGCGCCAAGGGCAGTTACGAAGTTCGTGGCAAAACCCTCGGGGTTATCGGTTATGGTCACATCGGGACTCAGCTTGGCATTCTGGCTGAAACGCTCGGTATGCGAGTGATTTTCTACGATATCGAAGACAAACTGCCACTGGGTAACGCCCATCAGCTGCGCTTTATGAACGAGCTGTTAGCACAGGCGGATGTGGTGAGTTTGCATGTTCCAGAAACCCCACAAACCAAACTGATGTTCGGTGCTGCGCAAATTGAAGCGATGCGTCCAGGAAGTTTCCTGATCAACGCATCTCGCGGCACTGTGGTGGATATCGATGCGTTGGCTGCAGCGCTGGAATCCAAACATCTGGCCGGTGCTGCGATCGACGTATTCCCGGTAGAACCTAAGTCCAATGACGATGAGTTCCAGACCCCATTGCGTGGTTTTGACAATGTGATTCTGACCCCTCACGTGGGTGGCAGTACTGAAGAAGCACAGGAAAATATCGGTATTGAAGTGGCCGGTAAGCTGGCTAAGTACTCAGACAACGGCTCTACCGTGACCGCCGTGAACTTCCCGGAAGTGTCGCTGCCACAACAGCATGGCACCTCACGTTTGCTGCATATTCACCGCAACCGTCCTGGTATTCTGCTGAAAATCAACCAGGCATTCTCTGAAAAAGGCATCAACATTGGTGGCCAGTATCTGCAAACTACCGCCGATATCGGTTACGTGGTGATGGAAGTTCATACCGATCAGGCAACTGAAGCCTTGGAAGAACTGAAAAACATTGAAGGCACTATCCGTACCCGTTTGCTGTACTGATATGTGAAGCAAGTAAATGTTTCGCAGGGCGCCTTCTTGG
This portion of the Shewanella yunxiaonensis genome encodes:
- a CDS encoding PaaI family thioesterase gives rise to the protein MSIWFREITLDDCARLDLGQGGKGTLMQTLGIKVTEIGDDYLVATMPASPAIHNPIGMVHGGANVVLAETVASYAANFAVDFEHYFCVGQEINANHIRAARNGELKAIARPIHLGKRTSVWEVKIFNSADELTCISRMTAAVVKRPDTKNAG
- a CDS encoding DUF2238 domain-containing protein, with the protein product MKNPLIWLVFYAMVLSWSAWQPHDGFTWWMEAAPALLAVPILLWCRRVFPLTSLLSVLILLHCCVLFVGAHYTYAQVPLFDWLSDWFSWGRNNYDKLGHFAQGFIPAMIAREVLLRKQVLPRGRWCNFLCCCFALALSAFYELVEWWVAVLTNDGAEAFLGTQGYVWDTQSDMLFALIGAICAVLSLSKLHDRQLAELAISAK
- the serA gene encoding phosphoglycerate dehydrogenase; the encoded protein is MAKVSLDKDKIKILLLEGVHQSALDVLKNSGYNNIEFHKGSLSGDELIDAIKDAHFVGIRSRTHLTKEVLDHAEKLVGIGCFCIGTNQVDLKAAELLGIPVFNAPFSNTRSVAELVIGEIIMLMRGIPQRNASAHKGGWIKSAKGSYEVRGKTLGVIGYGHIGTQLGILAETLGMRVIFYDIEDKLPLGNAHQLRFMNELLAQADVVSLHVPETPQTKLMFGAAQIEAMRPGSFLINASRGTVVDIDALAAALESKHLAGAAIDVFPVEPKSNDDEFQTPLRGFDNVILTPHVGGSTEEAQENIGIEVAGKLAKYSDNGSTVTAVNFPEVSLPQQHGTSRLLHIHRNRPGILLKINQAFSEKGINIGGQYLQTTADIGYVVMEVHTDQATEALEELKNIEGTIRTRLLY